One Actinomadura viridis genomic region harbors:
- a CDS encoding MFS transporter, whose amino-acid sequence MSDHDSAPSSGPPATEGQPRKAALAAWVGSALEYYDFFIYGTAAALVFGKIFFPDSDPAAGTLLALATFGVGYLARPVGAFVLGHVGDRFGRKKVLVFTVMLMGGATFLVGCLPTYDQVGLLAPVLLVTLRLMQGFSAGGEQAGANSMTLEHAPAHRRAYYTSFTLNGTQAGQILATAIFLPIAVMPEDQMLAWGWRIPFWLSALVMVVAFVIRRTLEETPVFEQEASQGAVAQLPLAVLFRDHWADVLRVMVAAVIASVSTIFTVYALSYAVNTIDLDRTPMLWVGVLANVAALIAIPLWARLSDRVGRKPVFIGGSLGCAVLMFAYLWSISIGSYALIFLFGILMFGVVHSATSGVWPSFYGEMFSARVRLSGTAIGTQIGFAIAGFAPSIAGAVAGSGKDAWLGVSIITAVLCLVNVAAVATGRETHRVPTEDLGLRGPAPAPPAVPAGQVSGRA is encoded by the coding sequence GTGAGCGACCACGACTCCGCCCCTTCGTCGGGCCCGCCGGCCACCGAGGGCCAGCCGCGCAAGGCGGCGCTGGCCGCCTGGGTCGGCAGCGCGCTGGAGTACTACGACTTCTTCATCTACGGCACCGCCGCGGCCCTGGTCTTCGGGAAGATCTTCTTCCCCGACTCCGACCCGGCGGCCGGGACGCTCCTGGCCCTGGCCACGTTCGGCGTCGGCTACCTGGCGCGCCCGGTCGGGGCGTTCGTCCTCGGCCACGTCGGCGACCGGTTCGGCCGCAAGAAGGTGCTGGTCTTCACCGTCATGCTCATGGGCGGCGCCACCTTCCTGGTCGGCTGCCTCCCCACCTACGACCAGGTGGGCCTGCTCGCCCCCGTCCTGCTGGTGACCCTGCGGCTGATGCAGGGGTTCTCCGCGGGCGGCGAGCAGGCCGGCGCGAACTCGATGACCCTGGAGCACGCCCCGGCGCACCGGCGCGCGTACTACACCAGCTTCACCCTCAACGGCACCCAGGCCGGCCAGATCCTGGCCACCGCGATCTTCCTGCCGATCGCGGTCATGCCCGAGGACCAGATGCTGGCCTGGGGCTGGCGCATCCCGTTCTGGCTGAGCGCGCTGGTCATGGTGGTCGCGTTCGTCATCCGGCGGACGCTGGAGGAGACGCCGGTCTTCGAGCAGGAGGCGTCGCAGGGCGCGGTGGCCCAGCTGCCGCTGGCGGTCCTGTTCCGCGACCACTGGGCGGACGTGCTGCGGGTCATGGTCGCCGCCGTCATCGCCTCGGTCAGCACGATCTTCACCGTCTACGCGCTCTCGTACGCGGTCAACACCATCGACCTGGACCGCACGCCGATGCTGTGGGTGGGCGTCCTCGCCAACGTCGCCGCCCTGATCGCGATCCCGCTCTGGGCCCGGCTGTCGGACCGGGTCGGGCGCAAGCCGGTGTTCATCGGCGGGTCGCTGGGCTGCGCGGTCCTGATGTTCGCCTACCTCTGGTCGATCTCCATCGGCAGCTACGCGCTGATCTTCCTCTTCGGCATCCTCATGTTCGGCGTCGTGCACAGCGCCACCAGCGGCGTCTGGCCGTCCTTCTACGGGGAGATGTTCAGCGCCCGGGTCCGGCTGTCGGGCACCGCGATCGGCACCCAGATCGGCTTCGCGATCGCCGGGTTCGCGCCCAGCATCGCCGGCGCCGTCGCGGGGTCGGGCAAGGACGCCTGGCTGGGCGTCTCGATCATCACCGCGGTGCTGTGCCTGGTCAACGTGGCCGCCGTGGCCACCGGCCGGGAGACCCACCGCGTTCCCACCGAGGACCTGGGCCTGCGCGGCCCGGCCCCGGCGCCCCCGGCCGTCCCGGCGGGACAGGTCTCGGGCCGGGCATGA
- a CDS encoding CaiB/BaiF CoA transferase family protein — MHKRPLDGVRVLDLTNVLAGPYCSYQLMLLGAEVVKVEVPGQGDLARQLGPDPDLNRAGIGASFLAQNAGKKSVEIDLKDPAGRAALEDMVRGADVLLENFRAGVLDRLGFGWPRLRELNPGLVYCAISGFGQTGPMSQAPAYDQIIQGLSGMMSVTGTREAAPLRVGFPVCDTVGGLAAALHICAALAGRSVTGEGTFLDVSMLEAAVSAMGWAVSNYMVSGVPPEPMGNQNATAAPSGTFDAADGPLNIAANRQRQFETLCDILGRRDLLGDPRFADREARKLHRAELDRELNASLRRRTAREWEEVLGAAGVPAARVTSVPQVVELDQLRHRGFFTELPFPDGSGRVLRVAGSGVLHDGEPLRPATPPPLLGEQNGERHALTSRWNAAAEGAVTS; from the coding sequence ATGCACAAGCGACCGCTCGACGGCGTCCGGGTCCTGGACCTGACCAACGTGCTGGCCGGCCCGTACTGCAGCTACCAGCTGATGCTGCTCGGCGCCGAGGTCGTCAAGGTCGAGGTGCCCGGCCAGGGCGACCTGGCCCGGCAGCTGGGCCCCGACCCCGACCTCAACCGCGCCGGGATCGGCGCCTCGTTCCTGGCCCAGAACGCCGGCAAGAAGTCGGTCGAGATCGACCTCAAGGACCCCGCCGGCCGCGCCGCCCTGGAGGACATGGTCCGCGGCGCCGACGTGCTGCTGGAGAACTTCCGCGCCGGGGTGCTGGACCGGCTCGGCTTCGGCTGGCCCCGCCTGCGGGAGCTCAACCCCGGCCTGGTGTACTGCGCGATCTCCGGTTTCGGGCAGACCGGCCCGATGAGCCAGGCCCCCGCCTACGACCAGATCATCCAGGGCCTGTCGGGGATGATGAGCGTGACCGGGACGCGGGAGGCCGCGCCGCTGCGGGTCGGCTTCCCCGTCTGCGACACCGTGGGCGGCCTGGCCGCCGCCCTGCACATCTGCGCCGCGCTCGCCGGCCGTTCGGTCACCGGCGAGGGCACCTTCCTGGACGTCTCCATGCTGGAGGCCGCGGTGTCGGCGATGGGCTGGGCCGTCTCCAACTACATGGTGAGCGGGGTGCCGCCCGAGCCCATGGGCAACCAGAACGCCACCGCCGCGCCGTCGGGGACCTTCGACGCCGCCGACGGCCCGCTGAACATCGCGGCCAACCGGCAGCGGCAGTTCGAGACCCTCTGCGACATCCTCGGACGCCGCGACCTGCTCGGCGACCCCCGTTTCGCGGACCGGGAGGCCCGCAAGCTGCACCGCGCCGAGCTGGACCGCGAGCTCAACGCCTCCCTGCGGCGCCGTACCGCGCGGGAGTGGGAGGAGGTCCTGGGCGCCGCCGGGGTCCCGGCGGCCCGCGTCACCAGCGTGCCGCAGGTGGTCGAGCTGGACCAGCTCAGGCATCGCGGGTTCTTCACCGAGCTGCCCTTCCCCGACGGGTCCGGCCGGGTGCTGCGGGTGGCGGGCAGCGGGGTCCTCCACGACGGCGAGCCCCTGCGGCCGGCCACCCCTCCCCCGTTGCTCGGCGAGCAGAACGGCGAGCGCCACGCCCTCACGTCGCGCTGGAACGCCGCCGCCGAAGGCGCCGTCACCTCGTGA
- a CDS encoding citryl-CoA lyase: MSDSPANGRPAGGASPDGPPPDEVDPTGAVAGWWATAVSRMEPGVIELRGRPVQDLIGRVGLTSMIWLMLRGDLPTARQAELLEAALVAAVDHGPQAPSIAVARMAATCGIGLNGAVASAVNTLGDSHGGAGEQCVVLLDEILREEAAGTALETAAARAVARGPRYVPGFGHRFHPVDPRRDPLLSLVERAAADGVVPGDHLRAGRAVEDLLAAGRSRPVPMNIDGATAIIYAELGFPAPLARGLFVLSRSVGILAHAWEESGQGRRNKGPIPRSVLPAHLA; encoded by the coding sequence ATGAGCGACAGTCCCGCGAACGGCCGTCCCGCCGGCGGTGCCTCACCGGACGGTCCTCCCCCGGACGAGGTCGACCCCACGGGCGCCGTCGCCGGATGGTGGGCCACCGCCGTCTCCCGCATGGAGCCCGGCGTGATCGAGCTGCGCGGGCGTCCCGTCCAGGACCTCATCGGCCGCGTCGGGCTCACCTCGATGATCTGGCTGATGCTCCGCGGCGACCTGCCCACGGCCCGCCAGGCGGAACTGCTGGAGGCGGCCCTGGTCGCCGCCGTCGACCACGGCCCGCAGGCCCCCTCGATCGCCGTCGCCCGCATGGCCGCCACCTGCGGCATCGGGCTCAACGGCGCCGTGGCCAGCGCCGTCAACACCCTCGGCGACTCCCACGGGGGCGCCGGGGAGCAGTGCGTCGTCCTCCTGGACGAGATCCTCCGGGAGGAGGCCGCGGGCACCGCGCTGGAGACGGCCGCCGCGAGGGCCGTCGCCCGGGGGCCGCGCTACGTTCCCGGCTTCGGGCACCGGTTCCACCCCGTGGACCCGCGCCGCGACCCGCTCCTGTCCCTGGTGGAACGGGCCGCCGCGGACGGCGTCGTCCCCGGCGACCACCTCCGCGCCGGGCGCGCGGTGGAGGACCTCCTCGCCGCCGGGCGCTCGCGTCCCGTCCCGATGAACATCGACGGCGCCACCGCGATCATCTACGCCGAGCTGGGGTTCCCGGCCCCCCTGGCGCGCGGCCTGTTCGTCCTCAGCCGCAGCGTCGGGATCCTCGCGCACGCCTGGGAGGAATCCGGGCAGGGCCGCCGCAACAAGGGGCCCATCCCGCGCTCCGTCCTCCCCGCGCACCTGGCCTGA
- a CDS encoding ABC transporter substrate-binding protein yields the protein MFRFPRVRIPALAAGALALCLTAACAPPGESEDAGSGGSGPIKLALVDAQSGQLSSLGKWEHKGVKLAVDEWNAAGGINGRKIQLDVFDDQGDPTVGTNIARKIASQKYIAMLGTAESAVTIAMAPILRQAEIPNIASGQSPGMVALKSPFLFLNGPTSTTYDESLAKYLVDDRKMKKIALITNNGAYGKGEHDAFLKAMADRGLKPVADEVVTIDQKDFSAQLTKIRQRGPEVIFLGAEEVESGLIVKQARDLGIRAPFAGAAPQGTPVFIDTAGAANAEGTIVSSPYLSNDISEQSKKFAAAYKAAFNEEAEMHGAKAYDGAQIMLTALKNSDVATGRKLAEAIRAVRYQGLLGDFAYDGTGVGIRATSIGIIKGGALTKAGG from the coding sequence ATGTTCAGATTCCCCAGGGTCCGTATCCCCGCCCTGGCCGCCGGCGCCCTGGCCCTGTGCCTCACCGCCGCCTGCGCTCCGCCGGGAGAGTCGGAGGACGCCGGCTCCGGCGGCTCCGGACCGATCAAGCTCGCCCTCGTCGACGCGCAGAGCGGGCAGCTGAGCTCGCTCGGCAAGTGGGAGCACAAGGGCGTCAAGCTCGCCGTCGACGAGTGGAACGCCGCCGGCGGCATCAACGGCCGCAAGATCCAGCTCGACGTCTTCGACGACCAGGGCGACCCGACCGTCGGGACCAACATCGCCCGCAAGATCGCCAGCCAGAAGTACATCGCGATGCTCGGCACCGCCGAGAGCGCCGTCACGATCGCGATGGCCCCCATCCTGCGCCAGGCCGAGATCCCCAACATCGCCTCGGGCCAGTCGCCCGGCATGGTCGCCCTCAAGAGCCCCTTCCTCTTCCTGAACGGGCCCACCAGCACCACCTACGACGAGAGCCTCGCCAAGTACCTCGTCGACGACCGGAAGATGAAGAAGATCGCGCTGATCACCAACAACGGCGCGTACGGCAAGGGCGAGCACGACGCGTTCCTCAAGGCGATGGCCGACCGCGGTCTCAAGCCCGTCGCCGACGAGGTCGTCACCATCGACCAGAAGGACTTCAGCGCCCAGCTCACCAAGATCCGGCAGCGCGGCCCCGAGGTGATCTTCCTGGGCGCCGAGGAGGTCGAGTCCGGCCTCATCGTCAAGCAGGCCCGCGACCTGGGCATCCGCGCGCCGTTCGCGGGCGCGGCCCCGCAGGGGACGCCCGTCTTCATCGACACCGCGGGCGCCGCCAACGCCGAGGGCACCATCGTCAGCTCGCCCTACCTCAGCAACGACATCAGCGAGCAGAGCAAGAAGTTCGCCGCCGCGTACAAGGCCGCCTTCAACGAGGAGGCCGAGATGCACGGCGCCAAGGCCTACGACGGCGCCCAGATCATGCTGACCGCGCTGAAGAACAGCGACGTCGCGACCGGCCGGAAGCTGGCCGAGGCGATCCGCGCCGTCCGCTACCAGGGGCTGCTGGGCGACTTCGCCTACGACGGGACGGGCGTCGGCATCCGGGCGACCTCCATCGGGATCATCAAGGGCGGCGCGCTCACCAAGGCCGGCGGCTGA
- a CDS encoding IclR family transcriptional regulator, giving the protein MSPAKKPGAESPADAQGVRSVQRAVDIMSLLSEERPVVTIRDIVAATGLAKTTVIRLVQTLEQNGLLWAAPNGYLPGPGLWRWAHLARSSWELPPETRKMMRDLGARRRETVNLYMLRDIYRVCVAQQESPQPLRHVVHVGDELPLWAGASSKALLRDAPDSLLTRIAVASPYGEGHVKRLREWIDEAAHRGWAVSHGEREDGLSAVAVPVLGRSGKVVAALSLSGPTVRFPDDQVERFAADLRQVAAEMSERGFDHPLGPAH; this is encoded by the coding sequence GTGAGTCCAGCGAAGAAGCCCGGAGCCGAGTCGCCGGCCGACGCCCAGGGCGTGCGCAGCGTGCAGCGAGCCGTGGACATCATGTCGCTGCTCAGCGAGGAGCGGCCGGTCGTGACGATCCGCGACATCGTCGCCGCCACCGGGCTGGCCAAGACGACCGTGATCCGGCTCGTCCAGACCCTGGAGCAGAACGGCCTGCTGTGGGCCGCGCCCAACGGCTACCTGCCCGGACCGGGCCTGTGGCGGTGGGCGCACCTGGCCCGCAGCAGCTGGGAGCTGCCCCCCGAGACCCGCAAGATGATGCGGGACCTGGGCGCGCGCAGGCGCGAGACGGTGAACCTCTACATGCTCCGCGACATCTACCGGGTCTGCGTGGCCCAGCAGGAGAGCCCGCAGCCGCTGCGGCACGTCGTGCACGTGGGCGACGAGCTGCCGCTGTGGGCCGGCGCCTCGTCCAAGGCCCTGCTGCGCGACGCCCCCGACAGCCTCCTGACCCGGATCGCCGTCGCCTCCCCGTACGGCGAGGGCCACGTCAAGCGCCTGCGCGAATGGATCGACGAGGCGGCGCACCGGGGCTGGGCGGTCAGCCACGGCGAGCGCGAGGACGGGCTGTCCGCCGTCGCCGTCCCGGTCCTGGGCCGTTCCGGGAAGGTGGTGGCCGCGCTGTCGCTCAGCGGTCCCACCGTGCGCTTCCCCGACGACCAGGTCGAACGGTTCGCCGCGGACCTGCGGCAGGTGGCCGCCGAGATGTCCGAACGCGGCTTCGACCACCCACTCGGTCCCGCGCACTGA
- a CDS encoding thiamine pyrophosphate-binding protein translates to MTVDTHPHGAGTAGDATEVTAAEALVRQLESYGVEYVFGTCGHTNIALLDALGRSPITFVIARHEQAAAHAADGYARASGRPGVVLLHVGPGMMNAVTGVATAALDSVPLIAISGDVPSYYHGRHPHQEVNLHADADQTAIYRPFVKRAWHVRRPEDLARFTERAFWTATSGRPGAVLVNVPMDLFSRPVRYEDRPLPATTSAPGLPEPVAERIAAALAGARQPLIYLGGGLREGTGRAALLSLAEHLDIPIAHSLMGKGAVPDDHPLLLGMPGFWGLRTTNDYARTADVVLALATRFAETDASSWDPRFTWDLGPREGQGRLIQIDIDPAEIGRNYPVEIGAVADVTSAVEAIGAAVRGLRPDPVTRPGLRERIRAARAELFAGSRDRGRSADLPLRPERILRDLRDALPPDAVLVTDVGWNKNGVAQCYELPAEGRFITPGGASTMGFGPAAAIGVQIAWPDRVVLALIGDGGMSAQLPALPMAVEQGLPVIFVVMNNRAHGTIADLQAANFGASHGCEFTDPEGRPYSPDFAALARACGADGHEIATPDALAPALRAAVARRRPAVLDVPMVNEPVPTPGHWNINDIYQGVFPRGHGRGDL, encoded by the coding sequence ATGACCGTCGACACCCACCCGCACGGCGCCGGGACCGCCGGCGACGCCACGGAGGTGACCGCCGCCGAGGCGCTCGTCCGCCAGCTGGAGTCCTACGGCGTCGAGTACGTCTTCGGCACCTGCGGCCACACCAACATCGCGCTGCTGGACGCGCTGGGCCGCAGCCCGATCACCTTCGTCATCGCCCGTCACGAGCAGGCCGCCGCGCACGCCGCCGACGGCTACGCCCGCGCGTCCGGCCGCCCCGGCGTCGTGCTGCTGCACGTCGGCCCCGGGATGATGAACGCCGTCACCGGAGTGGCCACCGCCGCGCTGGACTCGGTGCCGCTGATCGCGATCTCCGGGGACGTGCCCTCCTACTACCACGGCCGGCACCCGCACCAGGAGGTGAACCTCCACGCCGACGCCGACCAGACCGCGATCTACCGGCCCTTCGTCAAGCGGGCCTGGCACGTGCGGCGCCCCGAGGACCTGGCCCGGTTCACCGAGCGGGCGTTCTGGACGGCGACCAGCGGCCGGCCCGGCGCGGTGCTGGTCAACGTGCCGATGGACCTGTTCTCCCGGCCGGTGCGCTACGAGGACCGCCCGCTCCCGGCGACCACGTCCGCGCCCGGCCTGCCCGAGCCGGTCGCCGAACGGATCGCGGCGGCGCTGGCCGGCGCCCGGCAGCCGCTGATCTACCTCGGCGGCGGGCTGCGCGAGGGGACCGGACGCGCCGCGCTGCTGTCGCTGGCCGAGCACCTGGACATCCCGATCGCGCACTCGCTGATGGGCAAGGGCGCCGTCCCCGACGACCACCCGCTGCTGCTGGGCATGCCGGGCTTCTGGGGGCTGCGGACCACCAACGACTACGCCCGCACCGCCGACGTCGTGCTGGCGCTGGCCACCCGGTTCGCCGAGACCGACGCCAGCTCCTGGGACCCCCGGTTCACCTGGGACCTCGGCCCGCGGGAGGGCCAGGGCCGGCTGATCCAGATCGACATCGACCCCGCCGAGATCGGCCGCAACTACCCGGTGGAGATCGGCGCGGTCGCCGACGTGACCTCCGCGGTCGAGGCGATCGGCGCCGCCGTGCGCGGCCTGCGTCCCGACCCGGTGACCCGTCCGGGCCTGCGCGAGCGGATCCGGGCTGCCCGCGCCGAGCTGTTCGCCGGCAGCCGCGACCGGGGCCGGTCCGCCGACCTCCCGCTGCGGCCGGAGCGGATCCTGCGGGACCTGCGCGACGCCCTGCCGCCCGACGCGGTCCTGGTCACCGACGTCGGCTGGAACAAGAACGGCGTCGCCCAGTGCTACGAGCTGCCGGCCGAGGGCCGGTTCATCACCCCCGGCGGCGCGTCCACGATGGGCTTCGGGCCCGCCGCCGCGATCGGCGTCCAGATCGCCTGGCCGGACCGCGTGGTCCTCGCCCTCATCGGCGACGGCGGGATGAGCGCCCAGCTCCCCGCCCTCCCGATGGCCGTCGAGCAGGGCCTCCCGGTGATCTTCGTGGTGATGAACAACCGCGCCCACGGCACCATCGCCGACCTCCAGGCGGCCAACTTCGGCGCCAGCCACGGGTGCGAGTTCACCGACCCGGAGGGCCGCCCCTACAGCCCCGACTTCGCCGCGCTCGCCCGGGCCTGCGGCGCCGACGGCCACGAGATCGCCACCCCCGACGCGCTGGCCCCGGCGCTGCGCGCGGCCGTCGCGCGGCGGCGCCCCGCGGTGCTCGACGTGCCCATGGTCAACGAGCCGGTGCCCACACCGGGGCACTGGAACATCAACGACATCTACCAGGGTGTCTTCCCCCGCGGCCACGGCCGCGGGGACCTCTAG
- a CDS encoding zinc-dependent alcohol dehydrogenase, with protein MRAVALVAPETVAVLDDRPEPAAGPGEVIVAVHGVGLCGSDLAVVSGRRAVPALPWVLGHEAFGVVVAAGPGVTGRPPGRRVVIEPNYPCLECRTCRSGGTAGCRRRRAAGITEPGLLAERVAVPARFAWPVPEEWDDTDVVCVEPFSVALNAVRMSGLRPGAACLVVGAGAQGLLVTLAVLHAGGAPHVIEPHEGRRALALEMGAHDAMADPGRTFPAVIETSGVPEAFERALDRVAPGGTLIAVGQSAVPARVPTFTLVQRRLTVRGCLIYDHPAGFEHTLATLAGHDLRPGRVLRERFELAEAPAAFARAAGVAGKTWISLPRNEEMAS; from the coding sequence ATGAGGGCGGTCGCGCTGGTCGCGCCGGAGACCGTGGCGGTCCTGGACGACCGGCCCGAACCGGCCGCCGGCCCCGGCGAGGTGATCGTCGCGGTGCACGGGGTCGGCCTGTGCGGTTCGGACCTGGCCGTCGTCTCCGGCCGCCGCGCCGTGCCCGCCCTCCCCTGGGTGCTCGGCCACGAGGCGTTCGGCGTGGTCGTCGCCGCCGGGCCGGGCGTCACCGGCCGGCCCCCCGGCCGCCGCGTGGTGATCGAGCCCAACTACCCGTGCCTGGAGTGCCGCACCTGCCGGTCCGGCGGCACCGCCGGATGCCGCCGGCGCCGCGCCGCCGGCATCACCGAGCCCGGCCTGCTGGCCGAACGGGTCGCCGTCCCCGCCCGGTTCGCCTGGCCCGTCCCCGAGGAGTGGGACGACACCGACGTGGTGTGCGTCGAGCCGTTCAGCGTCGCGCTCAACGCCGTCCGCATGAGCGGCCTGCGGCCCGGCGCCGCCTGCCTGGTCGTGGGCGCCGGCGCGCAGGGGCTCCTGGTGACCCTGGCCGTCCTGCACGCCGGGGGAGCGCCGCACGTGATCGAGCCGCACGAGGGGCGCAGGGCCCTCGCGCTGGAAATGGGCGCGCACGACGCCATGGCCGACCCGGGCCGCACGTTCCCGGCGGTGATCGAGACCTCCGGCGTCCCCGAGGCGTTCGAACGGGCCCTGGACCGCGTCGCGCCCGGCGGGACGCTGATCGCGGTCGGGCAGAGCGCCGTCCCGGCCCGGGTGCCCACCTTCACCCTGGTGCAGCGGCGGCTGACCGTCCGCGGCTGCCTCATCTACGACCACCCCGCCGGATTCGAGCACACCCTCGCCACGCTCGCCGGCCACGACCTGCGCCCGGGCCGGGTCCTGCGCGAGCGCTTCGAGCTCGCCGAGGCGCCCGCGGCGTTCGCGCGCGCCGCCGGCGTCGCCGGCAAGACCTGGATCAGCCTGCCCCGCAACGAGGAGATGGCCTCATGA
- a CDS encoding branched-chain amino acid ABC transporter permease: MQVFLQTLIGGLSLGAIYALVAMGFSLVYRTMGLVNFAHADVLMIGAYAASTFYMSTKLPFAVAMALAIALTGLIGLFIERVLRPLENKDFTLMLIGTIGFGMVLQAVAVLIWGATGHAVASPVQAAPLELFGLRVRTYDLVVLLIAAVAVVLLVGFLQRTKRGAAMQAVAMDHEAATAVGIHVGRSNAIAFAIGAGLAALAGGLVGPLLYVNPTMGGTIGIKGFAAAMLGGCGNIPGAIVGGLAIGVLDSFAAGHFQGYSELMVFLLFTVIIMIRPTGLFGEMTVSRA, translated from the coding sequence ATGCAGGTCTTTCTTCAGACACTGATCGGTGGGCTGAGCCTCGGCGCCATCTACGCCCTGGTCGCCATGGGGTTCTCCCTCGTCTACCGCACCATGGGACTGGTCAACTTCGCGCACGCCGACGTCCTCATGATCGGCGCGTACGCGGCGTCCACGTTCTACATGTCGACCAAGCTGCCGTTCGCGGTCGCGATGGCGCTGGCCATCGCCCTGACCGGGCTCATCGGACTGTTCATCGAGCGGGTGCTGCGCCCGCTGGAGAACAAGGACTTCACGCTGATGCTGATCGGCACGATCGGCTTCGGCATGGTGCTGCAGGCGGTGGCCGTCCTCATCTGGGGGGCCACCGGGCACGCCGTGGCCTCCCCGGTCCAGGCCGCCCCGCTGGAGCTGTTCGGGCTGCGGGTCCGCACCTACGACCTGGTCGTGCTGCTCATCGCCGCGGTCGCGGTCGTGCTGCTGGTCGGCTTCCTGCAGCGCACCAAGCGGGGCGCGGCCATGCAGGCGGTCGCGATGGACCACGAGGCGGCCACCGCCGTCGGCATCCACGTCGGCCGCAGCAACGCCATCGCGTTCGCGATCGGCGCCGGCCTGGCCGCGCTGGCCGGCGGGCTGGTCGGCCCGCTGCTGTACGTCAACCCGACGATGGGCGGCACCATCGGCATCAAGGGGTTCGCCGCCGCCATGCTCGGCGGCTGCGGCAACATCCCCGGCGCCATCGTCGGCGGCCTGGCCATCGGGGTCCTGGACTCCTTCGCCGCCGGCCACTTCCAGGGCTACTCCGAGCTGATGGTCTTCCTGCTCTTCACGGTGATCATCATGATCCGGCCGACCGGGCTGTTCGGTGAGATGACGGTGAGCCGCGCATGA
- a CDS encoding aldehyde dehydrogenase family protein, whose amino-acid sequence MPEPMPAAGSGGSPGEDVVQAAALVSGRWITDGPQSERIGPYSRRVVSRAPAAGPDEIAAARAHARDSAGAVAALAPAVRAEILERASAAAAERREDLARLLALELGKPVRDGRGEIDRVADTFAICAAEARRIGGETLPVAGWDRGIGDTAFTYRAPAGVALAITPFNAPANLLAHKLGASFAAGNTTIVKAPPQAPAVSTAVVSLLADAGMPLEAVQLLHGDGGVGAALCAAGEVAVISFTGSAATGAAVARAAGAKRLVLELGGNAATIVCDDADIAAAARVCARTGYTNSGQSCISVQRVYVHRSKYEEFLGLFTGEVAALKVGDPLDPVTDVGSMVDEEAAERVVRWSAEAAAAGARVVLGGERDGATAAPTIVAGPPDDAAVVAEEVFGALVAVLPFDDLGEAIARCNAGRYGLQAGLFTRDMERIVTAWRDLRVGGLVVNGSSNHRLDHVPFGGVKDSGFGRESPACMIDDYTVVKTLILRGVSLWGGRG is encoded by the coding sequence ATGCCAGAACCGATGCCCGCCGCCGGATCCGGGGGGAGTCCCGGAGAGGACGTGGTGCAGGCGGCGGCGCTCGTGAGCGGCCGGTGGATCACCGATGGTCCGCAGAGTGAACGGATCGGACCATATTCGCGGCGCGTGGTGAGCCGCGCGCCCGCGGCCGGCCCGGACGAGATCGCCGCCGCCCGCGCCCACGCCCGCGACTCCGCGGGAGCCGTGGCGGCGCTGGCCCCGGCCGTCCGGGCGGAGATCCTGGAACGGGCGTCGGCCGCCGCCGCGGAACGGCGCGAGGACCTCGCCCGCCTGCTCGCCCTGGAGCTGGGCAAACCGGTCAGGGACGGGCGCGGGGAGATCGACCGGGTCGCCGACACCTTCGCGATCTGCGCGGCCGAGGCCCGCCGGATCGGCGGCGAGACGCTCCCGGTGGCGGGCTGGGACCGGGGGATCGGCGACACCGCCTTCACCTACCGGGCCCCGGCCGGCGTGGCCCTGGCGATCACCCCTTTCAACGCCCCCGCCAACCTGCTCGCGCACAAGCTGGGCGCCTCGTTCGCCGCCGGGAACACCACGATCGTCAAGGCCCCGCCGCAGGCCCCCGCGGTCTCCACCGCCGTCGTGTCCCTGCTGGCCGACGCCGGGATGCCGCTCGAAGCGGTGCAGCTGCTGCACGGGGACGGCGGCGTCGGCGCCGCGCTGTGCGCCGCCGGCGAGGTCGCCGTCATCAGCTTCACCGGCAGCGCGGCGACCGGGGCGGCGGTGGCGCGGGCGGCCGGCGCCAAGCGGCTGGTCCTGGAACTGGGCGGGAACGCCGCCACGATCGTCTGCGACGACGCCGACATCGCCGCCGCCGCCCGCGTCTGCGCCCGCACCGGGTACACCAACTCCGGGCAGAGCTGCATCTCGGTGCAGCGCGTGTACGTCCACCGCTCCAAGTACGAGGAGTTCCTCGGCCTGTTCACCGGTGAGGTCGCGGCGCTGAAGGTCGGCGACCCGCTCGACCCCGTCACCGACGTCGGGTCGATGGTCGACGAGGAGGCCGCCGAACGGGTCGTCCGGTGGAGCGCCGAGGCCGCCGCCGCCGGAGCCCGCGTCGTCCTCGGCGGCGAGCGCGACGGCGCCACCGCCGCCCCCACCATCGTGGCCGGGCCGCCCGACGACGCCGCGGTCGTCGCCGAGGAGGTGTTCGGCGCGCTGGTCGCGGTGCTGCCCTTCGACGACCTCGGCGAGGCGATCGCCCGGTGCAACGCGGGCCGGTACGGGCTCCAGGCCGGCCTGTTCACCCGCGACATGGAACGGATCGTCACGGCCTGGCGGGACCTGCGGGTCGGCGGGCTGGTGGTCAACGGCTCCTCCAACCACCGGCTCGACCACGTGCCCTTCGGCGGGGTCAAGGACTCGGGGTTCGGGCGCGAGTCCCCCGCCTGCATGATCGACGACTACACCGTCGTCAAGACGCTGATCCTCCGCGGCGTCTCCCTGTGGGGAGGGCGCGGATGA